In the genome of Cryptomeria japonica chromosome 8, Sugi_1.0, whole genome shotgun sequence, one region contains:
- the LOC131078096 gene encoding uncharacterized protein LOC131078096 has translation MPKKDEAWKYTEDFIGRQKNQTKCFFCKEINFGGINRFKYHIAGIPGHDIEVCKLQTPEAKRFCYVQLETHEQEKLTKKRQLEELSAIGSHAPTSASASASASASTSVGCVGEGSSMPPFHPSAFASASASASASASTSTPPGGTITFGPRVRKSRLDSYFVPRSTPGAQPSLEGMGWNKEVHDAARKQICKFWYFCNIPFIAARSPYWQGMVDSITICGAGFKAPTDAELSGPLLLQMVEDMKVELEDHRQSWREKGCTIMTDGWTDRRNRTLLNFLVSCGGSTMFLKSIDASSHVKNATYLCEAIEEVIQEVGEENVVQVVTDNAASYVAAGKLLMERHPKIFWSPCAAHCLDLMLEDIGKLEWVKSIVERAKYISKFIYNHALVLSIMRQYMGQKELARPGITRFASNFLTLKSLIKSKAALRRMFVGEEWTSSSYATTTAGIDVVNCIFDESGFWTPCGETVQVTEPLVVLLRVVDGEKPSMGYIYEGMDRAKEAIRSIYAGDEDKYGPIWEIIDRRWQNQLHRPIHAAAYYLNPAFRFRDDFKADEEVLSGLYTVVQKLCTDGTASRTTLQLDKYNNREGAIFSSSMCIEARTQLQPDRWWQMFGPSTPNLQKIAIRILSQPCSASGCERNWSMFEHIHSKRRNRLSVERLNDLVFVHYNLRLRTRQILDTDSSPITLAEIDPESEWITESTDPVFTEEDHEWVDQADREAEAVAMAEEEDRARSGIGTSQAETMASQSSRTYLRRICRRQTDYSEAQD, from the exons atgcCTAAAAAGGATGAGGCTTGGAAATATACTGAAGACTTTATTGgcagacaaaaaaatcaaacaaaatgttttttttgtaaagaaattaattttggtggCATCAATAGATTTAAATACCATATTGCCGGCATACCTGGCCATGATATTGAGGTATGCAAATTACAAACTCCTGAGGCAAAACGTTTCTGTTATGTCCAATTAGAaacacatgaacaagaaaagttaACCAAGAAGAGGCAATTGGAAGAGTTAAGTGCTATTGGCTCCCATGCACCCACATCCGCATCTGCATCCGCATCCGCATCCGCATCCACATCCGTAGGctgtgttggagagggttcttccaTGCCTCCCTTTCACCCTAGTGCTTTTGCTAGTGCTAGTgcttctgctagtgctagtgcttctacttctactcctCCTGGTGGCACTATTACCTTTGGCCCTAGAGTTCGGAAATCCAGGTTGGATAGTTATTTTGTGCCGCGTAGTACTCCTGGGGCACAACCCTCGCTTGAGGgtatgggttggaacaaggaggttcatgatgctgcaagaaaacaaatttgcaagttttggtacttttgcaacattccatttattgcagccag gtctccttattggcaaggcatggTAGATTCCATAACCATTTGTGGTGCGGGGTTTAAAGCCCCTACCGATGCTGAGTTAAGTGGCCCCCTCTTGTTACAAATGGTTGAGGATATGAAAGTTGAGCTAGAGGACCACCGACAGTCTTGGAGAgaaaagggttgcaccatcatgacagatggttggacggataggaggaatagaacactcctaaattttcttgtttcctgcGGAG GATCTACCATGTTCTTGAAATCTATTGATGCTTCCTCACATGTGAAAAATGCCacatacttatgtgaggctattgaggaagtcatacaagaggtgggggaagaaaatgtggtgcaggtggtgacagataatgcagcaagttatgttgctgcag gtaaacttttgatggagaggcacccgaaAATTTTTTGGTCTCCTTGtgcggcccattgccttgacctcatgttggaggatattggtaagcttgaatgggtgaaatcaatagttgaaagggccaaatatatcagcaagtttatctacaatcatgcattggtccttagcattatgaggcaatacatGGGGCAAAAGGAGTTGGCTCGTCCAGGCATCACGAGGTTTGCCTCAAACTTCCTCACACTGAAATCCTTGATAAAATCAAAGGCGGCTTTGAGgcgtatgtttgttggtgaggagtggacttcctcatcctatgctacaacCACTGCagggatagatgtggtaaattgcatttttgatgagtCAGGTTTTTGGACCCCCTGTGGAGAAACCGTGCAg gtcactgagcccctcgtagttctcctacgagttgttgatggggagaagccctctatgggctatatatatgagggtatggatagggccaaggaggccattaggtccatatatgcaggagatgaggataagtatggccccatttgggagattattgataggagatggcagaaccagcttcacaggcccatccatgcagcagcctattacCTCAATCCGGCATTTCGATTCCGTGATGACTTCAAGgcagatgaggaggttcttagtggccTGTATACAGTGGTTCAAAAGTTGTGTACTGATGGCACAGCCTCAAGAACAACGCTCCAGCTGGATAAATATAATAATCGAGAAGGGGCAATCTTCTCAAGCAGCATGTGCATAGAGGCTCGAACACAATTGCAGCCAG atagatggtggcaaatgtttgggccctcaaccccaaaccttcaaaaaattgccatccgtattttgagccagccatgcagtgcttctggatgtgagcgcaattggtcaatgttcgagcacatccattcgaagaggcgtaatagattgtctgtggagaggttgaatgatcttgtttttgttcattacaacctccgtcttaggaccagacagattttggacactgactcctctccgatcacttTAGCGGAGATCGATCCAGAGTCTGAGTGGATCACTGAGTCTACCGATCCCGTCTTCACTGAGGAGGAccatgagtgggttgaccaggcagacagagaggctgaggctgtggctatggcagaggaggaggatagagcacgatccggCATAGGCACCTCACAGGCGGAGACTATGGcttctcagtcatccaggacctaccttagacgcattTGTAGGAGGCAGACAGACTACTCTGAGGCTCAGGATTAg